Within the Carassius gibelio isolate Cgi1373 ecotype wild population from Czech Republic chromosome B4, carGib1.2-hapl.c, whole genome shotgun sequence genome, the region GCACAATGGCTGAATAAAATACTGCACAACATCTCAAGGtgttttaatgcataaacatttttgtaatttttttttattagtgttttttgtaataatttatcaTCTTTTTCAGTCCCCTGAGAAAGAGGGTGGCCTGAATCGTCAGGTTGGCAACAAAACTGAATGTGCCTTGCTGGGCTTTACCATGGACTTGAAAAAAGACTATGATGCAATCCGCAATGAAATCCCTGAAGAGAAGCTTTACAAGGTCTATACCTTCAACTCCGTCAGGAAATCCATGAGCACCGTGCTAAAGAATGCTGACGGAAGCTACCGGATGTTCAGCAAAGGAGCCTCAGAGATTCTGCTCAAGAAGTATGCCATCCTCAGTCATAAATGTGTGCTCATTTTTAATGCCTGACGCAAATTCACATCTTTGAACTTGttctcaaacctctccatgaagtacccccagcactgcacgcCTCCCTATATCTGACGcacccacttcaggtcttgcagtcttcACTAATGAGCTGGTGACTTGAATCAGGTGTGATAAttgagggagacatacaaaatgtgtagggcaggggtaactccaggacaggtttgagaaccactgttctagGATATGTATTCTAGTGCTTTCCATTAAGAAGCATGTGAGAGCTGTGTCAGCAAACTAGATTGGCAGATCAAATGTTTCACTTCCCTCTAAAGCCCAAAGGCTGTGTTACTGATAGATTTCCCTGGAGAAATTACTTGGATGGCTCAGTTGCTGTGAGCTGTTGGATATCTTACCTGCTCTCTCCTCACCCAGGTGTTATAAAATCCTTACTGCAACGGGCGAGGCAAAGGTTTTTCGGCCCAGGGACAGAGATGACATGGTGAAGAGAGTGATTGAACCAATGGCCTCTGAGGGCTTGAGAACCATCTGCCTGGCTTACAGGGACTTCCCTGCCTCTGAAGGTGAACCAGACTGGGATAATGAGAGCGAAATCCTGAGCAGGCTCACCTGTGTGTGTATCGTGGGCATTGAAGACCCAGTTAGACCAGAGGTACAAGTCTCagctatttaaaatgaattattttaactGAAAAGTACACAAAACTATGTTCTTCAGCAAGAGAGACTATTGCACTAGCATGTAATGTCAGATAGTAAGCTTTCTCAGTCACGCTCCCTTATCCTTTTCTGCTCAGGTCCCTGATGCCATTAGAAAGTGCCAGCGTGCTGGAATCACAGTGCGCATGGTCACCGGGGACAATCTGAACACTGCCCGTGCTATAGCAACTAAATGTGGCATCCTGCAGCCAGGAGATGACTTTCTTTGCATGGAGGGCAAAGAGTTCAACCGCCGGATCCGTAATGAAAAGGGAGAGGTGAGAgaggcacaatttttttttagcagcaggACTCAAAGAAACACAAACTCACAAGCTCATAAtataataccttttttttttctagattgaACAAGAGCGGATTGACAAAATATGGCCTAAACTCCGGGTGCTGGCGAGATCTTCACCGACAGACAAGCATACACTAGTGAAAGGTGCTTAGAGACTCGCTTCTTAAGcatgaaaataaaaagtataattctGCTCTGTAATGTCATGCTGTTAGTCTTGACGCATGTTTTCTCCTTCAGGTATAATTGACAGCACTGTTACAGAGCGGAGGCAGGTTGTGGCAGTAACAGGAGATGGCACCAATGATGGCCCTGCCTTAAAAAAGGCCGATGTTGGGTTTGCCATGGTATGTGGGTCTGCCTGACATGGCTACAGAAGAAAAATGATTCCTCCAAGGATTCTTTGTGCTAGATTTAGTTTCGAATAGCTTTTATACATTGTGCCTTTTATTCTCAGGGCATTGCTGGCACAGACGTGGCTAAAGAAGCCTCTGATATTATTCTCACTGATGACAACTTCAGCAGCATCGTCAAGGCCGTCATGTGGGGGCGGAACGTGTATGACAGCATTTCAAAATTCCTCCAGTTCCAGCTCACCGTCAATGTGGTGGCTGTGATCGTGGCCTTCACTGGAGCTTGCATCACACAGGTATCACTATAAAAATGTATCTTCTAGCATGAAGCAAAATGACAGAGTTGAGGCTGACGAAGCTGTTAAGCTAAATAGTGCAGCTCTACGTGAAGGATTGCGTGTTAACGGATGCACCATGGTGGCTGATGGAAACAGCTGATTGCTACCCATCCTGTGTGTAGTGATTGGAAATTGTTCGTCTGAGGCAGGAAGACTTGCAGGCAGCCAGCATGGGGCCGGGCACTGCTGTCCACAGGCAAAGCACCAGTCCGAAATGAGCCAGCTCTCCTCTGTTAAATGAAATGATAGGCAGGCTGATTGTAGTTGAGGTCCTGTATTATTGTGTAATGAATGGGAGGATTACCTGTAGATTTTGCATTGCTGTCAGTAGCCAAGGCTGTATGTGACCTCAAGCCTCAGGTGTTCTGCTTGTTTTGTGTAATTTTCCCTGGAAATTGCTCATGAGCAGACTGGCTCTGTATCAGCAAGTGTCATTCACAAAGATCTTGATTATTACTAATTATTGTCAAATCTGAATCTTTTTATCAGCTCAGCATTCACATCTTTAAATTCATAATGCAGAATTCTAGAGGACATACAAAACATTTTGGGGAATGATTCAGTACTCATGCAAATGCACAGCTGAGAGGGTGTTTTTGAATGTTATGAAGGTGGCAGCAGTGAATGAGGTCAGAACGGTCACCTCctgttctctctcactctcacaggACTCTCCTTTGAAAGCTGTACAGATGTTATGGGTAAATCTGATTATGGACACATTTGCCTCTTTGGCCTTGGCCACTGAACCACCCACTGAATCACTTCTGCTGAGGAAGCCTTACGGTCGTAATAAACCCCTCATCTCCCGGACGATGATGAAGAACATATTGGGTCATGCAGTCTACCAGCTCGTTATCATCTTCACTCTACTTTTTGCTGGTAAGAACTAACAGCATATGTGATTGAGCCAAGTCATGCACATTATAATAGCATGAAGCAAACATCCACTACAATCTTTTACTTTCTGCTCATTTCTCAGGTGAAAAGATGTTCGACATTGACAATGGACGTTATGCACCTCTTCACGCTCCTCCCTCTGAGCACTACACCATTGTCTTTAACACCTTTGTGATGATGCAGCTATTCAATGAAATCAATGCAAGGAAGATCCATGGGGAACGTAATGTTTTTGAAGGCATTTTTAACAACTTGATCTTCTGTTCCATCGTCTTTGGGACTTTTGCTATTCAGGTATACACATTGCTGTATAAATGCCCATAATCAGAGCAGATACATATGTTGGTGTGATATAAGCATATCataaatcaaaaaaattatttactttttttttccacttaGATTGTGATTGTGCAATTTGGGGGAAAGCCATTCAGCTGTGTGGGGCTGAGCATTGAGCAGTGGCTATGGTGCATCCTCTTGGGTTTTGGGTGTCTACTATGGGGACAGGTGAGCATCATCCAACTTTTCCTCCCTATGTTATACAAAGCAGCTCCTTGTAACTTGCTTCCAAATCACAACTCCAAACTCCTCGAGAGTTATAGAGCAGTGCCCCCTAAAGGCAGTGAACTAAATTACTAGATTCGAGcatttagtgtattttttttttttacatctacgCCCTCATTCAGATCATCTCCTCGATCCCAACGAGCCGGCTGAAGTTCCTGAAGACTGCTGGTCATGGAACGCAGAAGGAAGAAATTCCAGACGAGGAGTTGGAGGAGCTGGATGACCTGGAGGAAATTGACCATGCTGAGCGAGAGCTCCGCAGGGGACAGATCCTCTGGTTCAGAGGCCTGAACCGCATTCAGACTCAGGTAACCTCTTGAAAACTGCACAGCTCTACAGTCCAAGCTCCAGAACCCTTTTCATTTCCCTTTCTCTGATTATGGTTTGAGTTAGTACTCGTTCCAATCGATCTGCCACTTATGGTGACCTTTTACTGGTGGAATAGGGTTTATTAATGCAGTTTGTCAGTGCAATAAGCTGATCAATGCTAAAGGCAAATGTCAGGTCAGGTTCTTTTAATTCAGTgccttttttttcctctcagcTGCTCTGTCCCTGTCTTCTTTTATATGGGTGCCCTTCTTTCTCTATCACTCTTCTTCTCACTTCTTCCTCTtaatctgtttttctctctcctgTGCGTTCTCTGGGCCTATCACACTCTCTGATTCCTTCCAGATGGATGTTGTGAGTGCGTTCCAGAGCGGAATTTCCTTTCAGGCGGCCGTCAGGCGCCAGCCCTCCAGCACCAGCCAACAGCACGATGTAACCAATGTTTCTAGCCCTACACATGTAGCCTTATCCCCTGCTACTGCCTTCAACACCGCTTCTGCCACTGTCGGGTGTGAGTGCGTGTTTATTAGTGCATGACAATTAACGTTTCCTCCTCTCGCTTAACGGTCTTCATTCTTCTCCTTATGTccttccttctctctttctctcgctctcttgtTGGAAATGAAATGTATCTCGAAACATCTTCCGCATTGCTTCTCAGTGTTAACGGCTGTGTATCTTAAGTGTTAAGGTTGAggtttctgtgtctgtgtttgatgGCTTTTGCTGGGTTCTCACCAACGAAGAGTCGATGTCTAATCCCGTCTGGTGTGTCTGCAGTCCTGCGTGTTCTCGCCAGGCTCCTAGTCTACTGCCAGTAAATTTTTTGAGTATACGCCCATGGTCACAATGATAACCCGACCAATCGCAGCAAATTGGTCTTGTGAATGGGTTTGTgggacatttttttaaagtggcATTCTGGTAAGTATCTGTAGGATCAAACGAGATGATTAACAAGATGTGCTGTAGTTTAGACAAAAATGAACTCTCTCTCCTCTTCCTGTAGTTCGTCACATTTCTTGTGATGTTCGCTCACTCATTCTGCGACATTTGCGTTAATGTCTGTACTCAACACTGTTTCCTCTTTCTTGCGTTGTCACATATTTTACTCCGTGCCAGTTTTATCATCcatcctctttctctctgtctgtccttgATGTATGATGATATTGATGTAACTTCGTTATTTTACAGGGAAATTCTGCGACTGGATGAAAAGCTGGTGGAATCATGTCGTTACTGTTTGTCATTCAGCTCGATTTTCTAACCACATCaatattttcatcttttattAGGTCCTGGCTGTCCACAAACCACTTTTCTCTGTTCAGGGCACATTGTATTCTTCTTGAAACTGTCTACTGTCTAATGAAAAACACATTTGGAAACAGGGTCCAACACTGACTGCTGCATATTCCTTCTTAGATTCTGTGAAATGTGTCATGGGCTATACTCAAAGGTTTACCTCTGTTGAAACTCAAGGTAGCGCTGCTCTGCATGGGTCCAGTCTCTAGACTGTTTGTGAATTTAGTTGTGCTGGTTAGCTTGAACTTGCTTGGCTGCTTTAAAGTTTTGCGTCTCAACTTCACAACATAATCAGTGATCGATCCTTCCCCTCCAATACAAGCATGCCTGAAAATATTAACCTCATGTGTTGAGCTGTGTCCTCTGGGGTTACCTTtgcctctctctcttcctgtctctTCCTCATTTGCATTTTGAAAAATTGGTTTTCTGTGATTTACAACTGAGAAGATACCCAGTTTATTTCTCAATCCTGAGAAAGGATATTCTGTCCCTTGGTCAGAGGATAACCTCACCGTAACACAAGCATCAGGTTTTCAAGAGTCGTGCACGACATCTGACCACTCACACACTCTAAAATGGTTTTGGTGCGCTAACCGCACTGCTTTCCTCTCATCAATTAAAACCAGCCCATTTGGTCTTTTGGTTTAatctatacttaaaaaaaaaaaaaaaaaaaaaggtgatgtTTCACTTTGTTTGCCTGtcttgtacgtgtgtgtgtgtaaatgagcaGTAGATCTCTGTGAGTGTCAAGGCTGACTTTGCATCCCGTTCTCCTGCAGATCCGAGTGGTGAATGCGTTCCGCAGCTCGCTCTCGCCCTATGAGGGCCTGGAGAAGCCAGAGTCTCGCACCTCCATCCACAACTTCATGACCCATCCGGAGTTCCGGATAGAGGACTCAGAGCCTCACATCCCCCTCATCGACGACACTGATGCAGAGGACGACGCACCCATTAAGAGAAACGCCACGCCCACTCCGCCTCCCCCACCCTCGCCCAATCAGAACAATAACGCCGTAGATAGCGGCATCCACCTCTTCCTGGATCCCAGCAAGCCAGCCACACCCTCAGCTCCCGGGAGCCCCATGCACAGCCTAGAGACGTCCCTTTGATCAGCTCCGCCCCTCGCAGCGACACACAACACCTGCTCTTCTCCACAGAGACTAAAGAACTCACTGGATGAGAGAGCCGGAGCCAAGGAGCTCTCGGGAGCTTAGCTTTTGCTTCTCTTTATCTGGATGGTGTTGTACATTTGTTCTTTTTGCCCTTTGCTTATTCAAACAATGATTTCTGCATCATTTggctgttaatattttgaataattatttatgtttttttttttttttctcggaagACTGGTCTGTTTACAAAGTTtgtagatactttttttttttctggttgttGGTGGAAGGGCTTCCTGATGCAGAGAAATGGGGACAAATGAAATAAGAGAAATATTTCAGATACTGCTGTATTTTCAGGAAAAAAAGGGCGTTTCTATGGAAACCGAACTATTTTTGCCTgcaagttttatttgttatatatttgtaGATACATAGAACCTTCAAGCCAAATAGATAACACTAAAGCTTGTATAGCAGTGAGTAGAGGTATTGAGGGCCATGGGAGGTTTCTTCTTTGGACTGGTGAGGGGAGGGAGCCATAGACGAGGATCTCAGTCCATAAATCTCCTCTCATACTTACTTTCTCATACTTCACCCCTTAAAAGTCATCTTTGGGTTTATTTTAAGTTCCAAGAGTCCTGAGATTCATCTCTCATTCTCGTTTGGAAGTTAAAGAGTATCTGAAATGGCTGGAGCTGGAGTCTTCACGCTTTTAATGGTGTGATTTTGAAGTGGAGGCCGCACCAGGTCCGCCTTTAAAGAATGAATGCATCTGTTATTTAACTATTGAAATGGTCCACTGTCACTTGATTGACATCAAGACATTAAGTTCCTGCCAATGTATCATTAAGTTTGTTTACTCAGGCTAGCAGATTGAATTGAAAAAGATGCAATGATTAAAgagtaaaagtattttaactTAAGATTGTCTTTAAGGTAGTACATTTCTGTCTCagttaaaaggaaaaataaaagaaGTAAAATGAGTAAATTGTTGCTTTTTTTGGGGGGATTCTTtcaaaaaagtgttttgtttgttcatcatttgaaaaatattgtaCTTTATATTTTCCTTCATATTCCATAAAGATTGCTGTCAGTTCAAATAACTGCAATTAGTTGTAAACTATATTTAAGACCTGAATTACTGGAAACACAAAGGAATCGACATGAATTTAAGACAACATTCATGTAACAATGGTATCGCAGCACAGGGTACATTATTTCAGATTCCTAAGGAACATTTTGATACAGAccatataaattgtatttttatgcagAAATGACAACATCTCAGACTGCTGAACCAGACCTACAGGGATTTTACATCAATTATATTCACGGGGGGTGGGCACTCTTTAAACAAGGTTCGTGATTGGTTCTTCAAGTAATCTTTTACTCAGGGTGGTTTATAACATGAAACTTGGTCAAAATACTaacatgttttgtgtatttgtaatgtttaGAACTAGATttattttctggcagcagggttCCAGATCAGACTGTTGAGGGTGTAATAAAAgagaagaaaggaagaaaaacagGAGAAAGGGATTTGCATTTCTTCAGACATCGCaactgcacatatatatatatatatatatatatatatatatatatatattttttttttttttttttgaataagttATTTcgtttttcatgtttattaaaataagacTGCTTAAGTTTGCAATttacagcagatatattaaaagaatccataactttttttctatAGTGTCTTCCTATACTGGGAATGAATGTTTATCCATCTGTTTTaaggatttgtttgtttgtttttttaatcttaaaagtTTGGAAATAAAAGAACATGTCTGTTTATCTTGCGCAATGTAAATGGATATCGTGatttaacttacattttaaactcGTCGAGTATCGTGTATggtttttaagaataaaaatggATATTTAGCCTAACCCGAGGGCCATGTTTTCCTTCATGTTCAGCACACTTTAGATTTAACAACACATGCAAGATTTGTCTTCTACAAAAGCATACTAAAAAGATGTGATATGTAAAGAACACATGCAGATTCTAGTCAAAATAAAAGATGCATtcagtaaaactaaaaaaattcagAAGAACTTTGAAATTTATATATTATCTTGATTTACATTATATGCAATTTATTATAGATAATATAAGTCTAATGTATTTTACTAACATTGGAAATATAGTGactcttaaaaaagaaaaggatgGTTACCTACACATTTATAAGTCAACAACACATTGAAATATTAAAAGCATTACCTTATGAGCAGATGTCCATCATTACAGCCGATGGCTGTCCACATGCTTCTGTCGGCTGGGTGTAACGTCCAAACATCGCTAATTCTGTGGGGTAAAGACAAACATTTTTTACGAATTAAACAGAATGAACTTACAAATGTGACAAATGATTCCTGCACTTTATCACAGTgtctgttttgtttgtgtatgagtGACATGATGCTGTCATCTGCAGGATTTGTAATGACTGCACGTGTTGTGATGTCTGTCATAAAGCATGTTGTCAAGGTGTCAGACTGAACCTGAAACTACAGTTGAAATTACATTATAAGCACTGATGTATCAATAATATTTTGGTTCAACCAAAATTAAACTTTGCTTCACAGTAAATAACAGTATTATTAAAAGGCATTTTGTTACAACAAAAAGTTTTTCTGAGATATTGGATTTGCTGAGAAATTGAGAAAAATCAGGTAGATTAtttaaaagcagtcttttgttgtagaagtgatggttctaccatttGAAACAATGAGTTTAGTTTGCAGCTTTAGCTATATGGAGTTAACACAAAACCAGGGATGCATTCAGCCCCAACAAAAcgattcaaaatgttttttaagtgGAAATGGTTGTGCGTTGATTAAATCGGTATAAATCAAAACAACCCAATTGATGGGTTGTATTTTAGAGTGTGGGGATGTGATAAGTCTTGCtatatagaatatatttataatatatatatatatatatatatatatatatatatatatatatatatatttgatcataATAGTCATATGCTATTACATAAGAtaataggcttttgtgttgacCAGATAGAAATGATAGATTTATAAACGATAGATAGTAATTATAGATTTTATAGAAATTATAGATAGTAATAATCACTGAAGGCTGTCACTGTCAGATTCAGCAGTAGGACAGGAATAGTTTATAAGTGAAAAGTCAAAATTCCAGCCTTCCTGAGCAAgtgcgccacctgctggtgatTTGACATGCGACTGCAGGGCCGATTGTACCTGATCAGATCTCACATAAATAACACCAAATTTGCTGTTGttggcacactttttttttagacaaaagtTGAAGCTGGTGAAACCAAAGCTTCACGATGTATGTGAAGAAGAACGACTCTCTGATCTTCTGCTTCTGTCCAGTGAAAAGAAATGGGTTCCCAGATCGCCTAGGcctatataaacaaaacaagggagaaaatatattccatctttttttttaagtagattaaGATAGTTTTAAGTTTACTTGTGCTTAAATACATgcttataattttgttttgttttgttgtgcatATCAAAGTAAAACTTGAAAAGATAGGCCTAATAGCCTATAAAAGTGCTGGAGATCAGGATAATTATGCAGCTCCTCTTGTGAACATAAGGCTAAGTTTATCAGCATTAATAAATGACAACTGCACAAATGGACATCAAGCCATCTTTCAAA harbors:
- the atp2b1a gene encoding plasma membrane calcium-transporting ATPase 1a isoform X2, translated to MANNSYSGVKNSVAEPNHDGEFGCSLKELRSLMELRGAEGLHKIQESYGDVNGLCNRLKTSPVDGLSGQPADIEKRKVAFGQNFIPPKKPKTFLQLVWEALQDVTLIILEVAAIVSLGLSFYKPPDSENKNCGDAAGGAGDEGEAEAGWIEGAAILLSVVCVVLVTAFNDWSKEKQFRGLQSRIEQEQKFTVVRGGQVIPIPVAEIVVGDVAQIKYGDLLPADGVLIQGNDLKIDESSLTGESDHVKKSMEKDPLLLSGTHVMEGSGKMLVTAVGVNSQTGIIFTLLGAGEDDEDEEEKEKKKEKERKKEKKNKKQDGSVENRKKAKAQDGAAVEMQPLNSDEGAEGDEKRKSNLPKKEKSVLQGKLTKLAVQIGKAGLVMSAITVIILVVLFVVNTFWIQKRPWEKECTPIYIQFFVKFFIIGVTVLVVAVPEGLPLAVTISLAYSVKKMMKDNNLVRHLDACETMGNATAICSDKTGTLTMNRMTVVQVFIADKHYKKVPEPDVIPASTMDLLILGISVNCAYTTKIMSPEKEGGLNRQVGNKTECALLGFTMDLKKDYDAIRNEIPEEKLYKVYTFNSVRKSMSTVLKNADGSYRMFSKGASEILLKKCYKILTATGEAKVFRPRDRDDMVKRVIEPMASEGLRTICLAYRDFPASEGEPDWDNESEILSRLTCVCIVGIEDPVRPEVPDAIRKCQRAGITVRMVTGDNLNTARAIATKCGILQPGDDFLCMEGKEFNRRIRNEKGEIEQERIDKIWPKLRVLARSSPTDKHTLVKGIIDSTVTERRQVVAVTGDGTNDGPALKKADVGFAMGIAGTDVAKEASDIILTDDNFSSIVKAVMWGRNVYDSISKFLQFQLTVNVVAVIVAFTGACITQDSPLKAVQMLWVNLIMDTFASLALATEPPTESLLLRKPYGRNKPLISRTMMKNILGHAVYQLVIIFTLLFAGEKMFDIDNGRYAPLHAPPSEHYTIVFNTFVMMQLFNEINARKIHGERNVFEGIFNNLIFCSIVFGTFAIQIVIVQFGGKPFSCVGLSIEQWLWCILLGFGCLLWGQIISSIPTSRLKFLKTAGHGTQKEEIPDEELEELDDLEEIDHAERELRRGQILWFRGLNRIQTQIRVVNAFRSSLSPYEGLEKPESRTSIHNFMTHPEFRIEDSEPHIPLIDDTDAEDDAPIKRNATPTPPPPPSPNQNNNAVDSGIHLFLDPSKPATPSAPGSPMHSLETSL
- the atp2b1a gene encoding plasma membrane calcium-transporting ATPase 1a isoform X1, with translation MANNSYSGVKNSVAEPNHDGEFGCSLKELRSLMELRGAEGLHKIQESYGDVNGLCNRLKTSPVDGLSGQPADIEKRKVAFGQNFIPPKKPKTFLQLVWEALQDVTLIILEVAAIVSLGLSFYKPPDSENKNCGDAAGGAGDEGEAEAGWIEGAAILLSVVCVVLVTAFNDWSKEKQFRGLQSRIEQEQKFTVVRGGQVIPIPVAEIVVGDVAQIKYGDLLPADGVLIQGNDLKIDESSLTGESDHVKKSMEKDPLLLSGTHVMEGSGKMLVTAVGVNSQTGIIFTLLGAGEDDEDEEEKEKKKEKERKKEKKNKKQDGSVENRKKAKAQDGAAVEMQPLNSDEGAEGDEKRKSNLPKKEKSVLQGKLTKLAVQIGKAGLVMSAITVIILVVLFVVNTFWIQKRPWEKECTPIYIQFFVKFFIIGVTVLVVAVPEGLPLAVTISLAYSVKKMMKDNNLVRHLDACETMGNATAICSDKTGTLTMNRMTVVQVFIADKHYKKVPEPDVIPASTMDLLILGISVNCAYTTKIMSPEKEGGLNRQVGNKTECALLGFTMDLKKDYDAIRNEIPEEKLYKVYTFNSVRKSMSTVLKNADGSYRMFSKGASEILLKKCYKILTATGEAKVFRPRDRDDMVKRVIEPMASEGLRTICLAYRDFPASEGEPDWDNESEILSRLTCVCIVGIEDPVRPEVPDAIRKCQRAGITVRMVTGDNLNTARAIATKCGILQPGDDFLCMEGKEFNRRIRNEKGEIEQERIDKIWPKLRVLARSSPTDKHTLVKGIIDSTVTERRQVVAVTGDGTNDGPALKKADVGFAMGIAGTDVAKEASDIILTDDNFSSIVKAVMWGRNVYDSISKFLQFQLTVNVVAVIVAFTGACITQDSPLKAVQMLWVNLIMDTFASLALATEPPTESLLLRKPYGRNKPLISRTMMKNILGHAVYQLVIIFTLLFAGEKMFDIDNGRYAPLHAPPSEHYTIVFNTFVMMQLFNEINARKIHGERNVFEGIFNNLIFCSIVFGTFAIQIVIVQFGGKPFSCVGLSIEQWLWCILLGFGCLLWGQIISSIPTSRLKFLKTAGHGTQKEEIPDEELEELDDLEEIDHAERELRRGQILWFRGLNRIQTQMDVVSAFQSGISFQAAVRRQPSSTSQQHDIRVVNAFRSSLSPYEGLEKPESRTSIHNFMTHPEFRIEDSEPHIPLIDDTDAEDDAPIKRNATPTPPPPPSPNQNNNAVDSGIHLFLDPSKPATPSAPGSPMHSLETSL
- the atp2b1a gene encoding plasma membrane calcium-transporting ATPase 1a isoform X3, which gives rise to MANNSYSGVKNSVAEPNHDGEFGCSLKELRSLMELRGAEGLHKIQESYGDVNGLCNRLKTSPVDGLSGQPADIEKRKVAFGQNFIPPKKPKTFLQLVWEALQDVTLIILEVAAIVSLGLSFYKPPDSENKNCGDAAGGAGDEGEAEAGWIEGAAILLSVVCVVLVTAFNDWSKEKQFRGLQSRIEQEQKFTVVRGGQVIPIPVAEIVVGDVAQIKYGDLLPADGVLIQGNDLKIDESSLTGESDHVKKSMEKDPLLLSGTHVMEGSGKMLVTAVGVNSQTGIIFTLLGAGEDDEDEEEKEKKKEKERKKEKKNKKQDGSVENRKKAKAQDGAAVEMQPLNSDEGAEGDEKRKSNLPKKEKSVLQGKLTKLAVQIGKAGLVMSAITVIILVVLFVVNTFWIQKRPWEKECTPIYIQFFVKFFIIGVTVLVVAVPEGLPLAVTISLAYSVKKMMKDNNLVRHLDACETMGNATAICSDKTGTLTMNRMTVVQVFIADKHYKKVPEPDVIPASTMDLLILGISVNCAYTTKIMSPEKEGGLNRQVGNKTECALLGFTMDLKKDYDAIRNEIPEEKLYKVYTFNSVRKSMSTVLKNADGSYRMFSKGASEILLKKCYKILTATGEAKVFRPRDRDDMVKRVIEPMASEGLRTICLAYRDFPASEGEPDWDNESEILSRLTCVCIVGIEDPVRPEVPDAIRKCQRAGITVRMVTGDNLNTARAIATKCGILQPGDDFLCMEGKEFNRRIRNEKGEIEQERIDKIWPKLRVLARSSPTDKHTLVKGIIDSTVTERRQVVAVTGDGTNDGPALKKADVGFAMGIAGTDVAKEASDIILTDDNFSSIVKAVMWGRNVYDSISKFLQFQLTVNVVAVIVAFTGACITQDSPLKAVQMLWVNLIMDTFASLALATEPPTESLLLRKPYGRNKPLISRTMMKNILGHAVYQLVIIFTLLFAGEKMFDIDNGRYAPLHAPPSEHYTIVFNTFVMMQLFNEINARKIHGERNVFEGIFNNLIFCSIVFGTFAIQIVIVQFGGKPFSCVGLSIEQWLWCILLGFGCLLWGQIISSIPTSRLKFLKTAGHGTQKEEIPDEELEELDDLEEIDHAERELRRGQILWFRGLNRIQTQMDVVSAFQSGISFQAAVRRQPSSTSQQHDVTNVSSPTHVALSPATAFNTASATVGYPSGECVPQLALAL